One window of the Bacteroidetes bacterium GWF2_43_63 genome contains the following:
- a CDS encoding DNA-binding protein → MMKNEIIIYHNEDSSTKIEVRLEDETVWLTIEQISALFGRDRTVINRHINNIFKEGELGREMVCAFFALTTQHGAIKGKTQIKNVEHFNLDVIISVGYRVKSKRGTQFRIWANKVLKDYLLKGYAVNNRFERLESEVNQIKSKLSDIDFKISTNLPPNEGIFYEGQVFDAYVLACDIVKTAKKSIILIDNYIDESVLNLLTKRQSGVSATIFTKSISKQLELDIKKHNQQYPAIEVKVFTKSHDRFLIIDNEIVYHIGASLKDLGKNWVAFSKMNLESFEMINKLEL, encoded by the coding sequence ATAATGAAAAACGAAATCATCATATACCACAACGAAGATTCTTCAACCAAGATTGAAGTGAGGCTTGAGGATGAAACGGTATGGTTGACAATTGAGCAAATAAGTGCATTATTTGGGAGAGACAGAACGGTAATAAACAGACACATTAATAATATATTTAAAGAGGGTGAACTAGGTCGCGAAATGGTGTGTGCATTTTTTGCACTAACCACTCAACACGGCGCCATTAAAGGAAAAACACAGATTAAAAATGTTGAGCATTTTAACCTCGATGTAATTATTTCCGTTGGATATCGCGTTAAATCTAAGCGAGGCACACAATTCCGAATCTGGGCAAACAAAGTTTTAAAAGACTATTTGTTGAAAGGATATGCTGTAAACAATAGATTTGAACGTTTGGAAAGTGAGGTCAATCAAATTAAAAGCAAACTCTCTGATATTGATTTCAAAATTTCGACAAACCTCCCACCCAACGAAGGAATATTTTACGAAGGACAAGTTTTTGATGCCTATGTTTTGGCTTGCGATATTGTTAAAACTGCAAAAAAATCAATTATTCTGATTGATAATTACATTGACGAAAGCGTTTTAAACTTGCTAACGAAAAGGCAAAGCGGGGTTAGTGCAACAATTTTTACAAAATCAATTTCAAAACAGCTCGAACTCGACATTAAAAAGCATAATCAACAATATCCGGCAATAGAAGTAAAAGTATTTACAAAATCTCACGATCGTTTTTTAATTATTGATAACGAAATAGTTTATCATATTGGGGCATCCTTAAAAGATTTGGGTAAGAACTGGGTTGCTTTTTCAAAAATGAATCTTGAAAGTTTTGAAATGATAAATAAACTTGAGCTGTAA
- a CDS encoding putative selenate reductase subunit YgfK — MSKDFHVIPFEQLLQLTLQQIDNGHFMGIPAGTFAGKPDPQIGIKRFGQQLDSPIGVAAGPHSQLSQNIIAAWLCGARYIELKTVQTLDELNVTKPCIDMQDEGYNCEWSQELKLQQSFGQYLDAWILVHLLNHKLNNCTEAGAGTIFNMSVGYNMEGILKDNVQWFFSKMENCEAELNAKMDIVRKHYPGADQLNIPARISDNITLSTMHGCPSDEIEKIGLYLIQEKKLHTIIKLNPTLLGPDMLRWILNGKLGFNTVVPDEAFGHDLKYQDALSIIRNLKAAAEATGVFFGLKLTNTLESMNTRGVFPENEKMNYMSGRALHPVSVHLAAKLQAEFDGMLDVSFSAGADAFNVVDLLRCGLGPITMSSDLLKPGGYGRLQQYIKLTQSAVNRSNTGSLQAFICPPGKMRAVKLKDYTSEVLEDPAYRKAMRGPEIKTSRKLGMFDCIHAPCVNTCPDNQNIPQYLYHVSKGDFQKAFEVIMKTNPFPSVTGAVCDHACQTRCTRINYDENLAIREVKRWVAEKQLDENFIQSRPKNGMKAAVIGAGPAGMSCAYFLLLAGFEVDVFEEKHFGGGMAADVIPAFRLNNDAIEKDIKRIEKLGVKVHYGVKIDKAAFDQFVNEKRFIFIATGTPESKKMGVKGEESIGVIDPLKFLSDLKKGTATVPGRRVLVVGGGNTAMDVARAVKRMQGGNGTVVVVYRRRMSDMPAEAEEIMAARAENIEFACLKAPIEIVVAGGKVGGLKVTTMRTAGIGADGREKVDPVQGSEEILIADTIFPAIGQNAVLDFMDSSLLKKSYDNYSTLIDRVYIGGDVRKGPASIIAAIADGRRTAEAIIAQAGINATEDDIQSRGSDLNELMLRKSKREKSILDAEMPGLPAKIIKSNQESMKEAARCLLCDELCNICVTVCPNLANQYYEATPFSFVSGEFKFEITQKIQTYNIGEFCNECGNCRTFCPTSGAPYMDKPRIWITREAFDKAVSGYHIVTENGSKTLLHKTEQGISKLVQTADGFVFEKDSTQIRFDAQWNLMSEMQLDIIAEALEMRVLTTLEGF, encoded by the coding sequence ATGTCAAAAGATTTTCATGTTATTCCTTTTGAACAGTTGCTCCAATTGACGCTGCAACAAATTGATAATGGTCATTTTATGGGAATTCCTGCTGGCACGTTTGCAGGCAAGCCCGATCCGCAGATTGGAATAAAGCGGTTTGGTCAGCAGCTTGATAGTCCCATAGGAGTTGCAGCAGGTCCACATTCGCAGCTTTCTCAGAATATTATTGCAGCCTGGCTCTGCGGTGCGCGCTATATTGAGCTGAAAACGGTGCAGACCCTTGATGAGCTCAATGTCACCAAGCCTTGCATCGACATGCAGGATGAGGGCTACAATTGCGAGTGGTCGCAGGAGTTGAAACTACAACAATCGTTCGGTCAGTATCTGGATGCATGGATTCTTGTTCATTTATTGAATCATAAGTTGAATAATTGCACGGAAGCCGGTGCTGGTACTATTTTCAATATGAGTGTCGGCTATAATATGGAAGGCATTCTGAAAGATAATGTTCAGTGGTTTTTCAGCAAGATGGAAAATTGCGAAGCTGAATTGAATGCAAAAATGGACATTGTCCGAAAGCACTATCCCGGTGCCGACCAATTGAATATTCCGGCGCGCATTTCCGATAACATCACGTTGAGTACTATGCACGGGTGTCCGTCCGATGAAATTGAAAAAATCGGATTGTATCTCATTCAGGAAAAGAAGCTGCATACGATAATTAAGCTTAATCCAACTTTACTGGGACCTGATATGCTGCGCTGGATACTGAACGGCAAACTTGGTTTTAATACCGTTGTTCCGGATGAAGCTTTTGGTCATGATCTCAAATATCAGGATGCGCTGTCTATCATCAGGAATTTGAAAGCCGCCGCGGAAGCCACTGGCGTTTTCTTCGGTTTAAAGCTGACCAATACGCTGGAAAGCATGAATACCCGCGGGGTTTTTCCTGAGAATGAGAAGATGAATTACATGAGCGGACGTGCATTGCACCCGGTTTCGGTTCATTTGGCAGCCAAGCTGCAAGCGGAATTCGATGGAATGCTCGACGTTTCTTTTTCGGCCGGAGCCGATGCCTTTAATGTTGTTGATCTGCTTCGATGCGGTCTGGGACCAATAACAATGAGCTCCGATTTGTTGAAACCAGGCGGCTATGGCCGGCTGCAGCAATATATCAAACTCACACAGTCGGCTGTAAACCGCTCAAACACCGGTAGTTTGCAGGCATTTATTTGCCCTCCCGGCAAAATGAGAGCTGTGAAACTCAAAGATTATACGTCTGAAGTACTTGAAGACCCCGCCTATCGGAAAGCGATGCGTGGCCCTGAAATTAAAACATCGCGCAAACTGGGCATGTTCGACTGCATTCATGCGCCTTGTGTGAACACATGTCCCGACAATCAGAATATTCCACAGTATTTGTATCATGTTTCCAAAGGTGACTTTCAGAAGGCGTTTGAGGTCATCATGAAAACAAATCCGTTTCCTTCCGTTACCGGAGCTGTTTGCGATCATGCCTGCCAGACGCGGTGTACAAGAATCAATTACGATGAAAACCTGGCGATTCGCGAGGTGAAACGCTGGGTTGCGGAAAAGCAGCTTGATGAAAATTTCATACAATCTCGTCCGAAAAATGGGATGAAAGCTGCTGTTATCGGCGCTGGACCTGCTGGAATGAGCTGTGCTTATTTTTTATTGCTGGCCGGATTCGAAGTGGATGTTTTCGAAGAAAAGCATTTTGGTGGCGGTATGGCTGCCGATGTGATTCCTGCATTTCGATTGAACAACGATGCCATTGAGAAAGATATTAAGCGTATCGAAAAGTTGGGTGTAAAGGTGCATTATGGCGTTAAGATTGACAAAGCGGCATTCGATCAGTTTGTTAATGAAAAGCGTTTTATTTTTATTGCAACGGGAACCCCTGAGTCAAAGAAGATGGGCGTTAAAGGTGAAGAATCGATTGGTGTTATTGACCCGCTCAAGTTTTTATCAGATTTGAAAAAGGGCACTGCCACTGTCCCCGGACGCAGAGTGCTTGTGGTTGGTGGCGGAAATACAGCCATGGATGTGGCACGTGCTGTTAAGCGCATGCAGGGTGGAAACGGGACTGTCGTTGTGGTATATCGCCGCCGAATGTCGGATATGCCTGCCGAAGCCGAAGAAATTATGGCTGCGCGCGCAGAGAATATTGAATTTGCCTGTTTGAAGGCGCCTATTGAAATTGTAGTAGCTGGGGGAAAAGTTGGCGGACTTAAAGTGACCACCATGCGAACGGCTGGAATTGGCGCTGATGGCCGTGAAAAAGTTGACCCCGTTCAGGGCAGCGAAGAAATTCTGATAGCCGATACTATTTTCCCGGCTATCGGACAGAATGCAGTGCTTGATTTCATGGATTCTTCGTTGTTGAAAAAGAGCTATGATAATTACAGTACTTTAATTGACAGAGTTTATATTGGTGGCGATGTGCGCAAAGGCCCGGCCAGCATTATTGCAGCCATTGCCGATGGACGGCGGACTGCAGAAGCCATTATTGCACAAGCTGGTATTAATGCTACAGAAGATGATATCCAGAGCCGCGGATCAGATTTGAACGAGCTGATGCTTAGAAAATCAAAGCGTGAAAAATCCATACTTGATGCTGAGATGCCAGGATTGCCCGCAAAAATTATTAAAAGCAATCAGGAGTCCATGAAGGAAGCAGCACGTTGCCTTTTGTGTGACGAACTCTGCAATATCTGTGTGACAGTCTGTCCGAATCTGGCGAATCAGTATTACGAAGCAACGCCATTTTCTTTTGTTTCGGGTGAGTTTAAATTTGAAATCACACAAAAAATTCAGACCTATAATATTGGTGAATTCTGCAACGAATGCGGAAACTGTCGCACATTCTGTCCAACATCAGGTGCGCCATACATGGATAAACCAAGGATTTGGATCACGCGCGAAGCATTTGATAAAGCCGTTTCCGGTTATCACATTGTAACAGAAAATGGTAGTAAAACACTGCTGCATAAAACGGAGCAGGGCATAAGCAAACTCGTGCAGACCGCTGATGGATTTGTTTTTGAAAAAGATTCAACGCAAATTCGTTTCGATGCGCAGTGGAATCTGATGTCTGAAATGCAACTGGATATTATTGCCGAAGCGCTTGAAATGCGGGTGCTAACAACCCTCGAAGGGTTTTGA
- a CDS encoding ribosomal small subunit protein bTHX — protein MGKGDMKSKRGKIHRGSYGKTRPRHAEKVAPVAKELEEKKKTAKPKEKAVKPVDAVVEEPKAKKAPAKPKAKKETTDQPELFDAGDAAKTE, from the coding sequence ATGGGAAAAGGAGATATGAAATCAAAACGCGGTAAAATTCACCGTGGCAGTTATGGTAAAACACGTCCGCGTCATGCTGAAAAGGTAGCGCCGGTTGCTAAAGAACTCGAAGAAAAAAAGAAAACTGCAAAGCCGAAAGAAAAAGCGGTTAAGCCTGTAGATGCTGTTGTCGAAGAACCCAAAGCAAAAAAAGCACCTGCAAAACCCAAAGCAAAAAAAGAAACCACGGATCAACCTGAATTGTTTGATGCTGGCGATGCTGCGAAAACAGAATAA